From Streptomyces sp. SAI-135:
GCGCTCCTCGCCGAGGTCTACCAGCGCGACGTCGAAGAACTCGTGACCGCCGCCCCCGCTCTGCTGGCGGAACATGAACCCGTAGAGGCCTTGCGCCGCTGGCTCGACCAAGTGATCGACTACGCCGAGGTCAAGCGCGGCGTCCTGGCAGCGCTCGAGCCGACGGCGTGGCAGGACCTCGTCACCCACAGCCACAACCCCATCGAAGGCGCCCTCGCTCACCTGCTGGACGCCGGGAAAGTGGACGGTTCCCTCCGCACGGACGTGGACGCCCACGGGGTCCTCCTCCTCATCGCCTACCTCGGCCGGCTCGACCAGGAGACATGGGGATCAACGGCACGGCCCCTGATGAACGTCATCCTCGATGGCCTTCGCCGACAGGAAACGGACCGGTGAAGCGGTGACTTCTACGTTCGACAGCGGGCCTGGACGGATTCCCTGAGGATGCCGGCATCGAAGAACTCGTGGATCGCTGTCCGATCCGGCCCCGCCCGGTCCGCGTGCGAACCCCGGCGTTCGGGCATGGCAGACAGTCAGTACGCCCCGAGCCATCCCCGCGCGAAAGCGCCATCCGCCCGAGCTCCCGGGCAGCAACCGCCACCCCATCGTCAGCGACCCCAGGGCGTGCCAGTGCGCTGATCGGCCGTGGTCGGTTGCCTGGTCGGGGGTTCCGCTGTGCCCGGGGGGCCACGGTCGGCGAATTGCTGGAAGGAATCGGCGTACGGTCACCACAGGCGTGCTCGCGACGGGGCCCGGCACCCCAGGCCGAGCCATGGAGGTCGGATCACCCTGCGCGCTGCGTCGTCTCTCCGGCCTGAACGGGTAGGGCAGGCAGGGAGACCGTGCAGGAGGCGCAGCGTCGGGCCTGGGCGGGTACGGGGCTGAGGCATTCGGGGCAGTCCCGTTTGGGGGCTTGGACGTCTTGGTGCGGGGCGAGGCGTTCGTGGAGTTTGTTGATCGGGAGGACGACCAGGAAGTACAGGGCGCCGGCGAGGAGGAGGAAGCTGATCGCCGCGTTGATGAAGGTGCCGTAGGGGAACTTGATGGCGCCTACGGTGAAGGTCTTGTGACTCATGTCGCCGGTGGCGCCCGTGGCCAGCCCGACGAGTGGCGTCAGGAAGGCGCTGACGAAGCCGTTCACCACGGCCGTGAACGCTGCCCCGATGACGATGCCTACGGCCAGGTCGACCACGTTGCCGCGCAAGATGAAGCTGCGGAAGCCCTTCACCTTCTCACTCCTCAGAGGGTCTCGACGTCGACGGGCGGCACCGAAAGCGCGGTCAGCCCACCCATTGACCTCGGATGCCCTGCCACCCCTCCCCCATGCCGGCTCCCGCCACATGGCGTGGTGCTGTACGTCAAGCTCTCGACCGGTCGCTCAGCCTGAGCTGCACTCCGAAACAGGCCTTGGCTCATTTGCTGCCCGCAAAGGCGGGCCCCGGTGAGGGGTTCCCTTCCCCACCGTGCGCTGTGACCCTTGAGCGTTGGGGTCAGCCGTCGGCGAGTGTCGGGCCTGCGGGGGCAGAGAGTGTCTGGTGAGCGTGGGTGCAGGGCGTGGCAGAAGTGGTTGTGGGAATGCGCATCCGCCGCAGGAGATCACGGGTGGTGCGCTTGCGCAGTGTGCTGCGCCAGGTCAGTCCCGGGTGCCGGGACCGTAGATGTGACAGCGCGCGAGTGCCCAGGCCGGTGCTGTGGAAGCGCTCATCGATGGCTACGGTGTTGATGACGGCCCGGGCGCAGTCAGTACAGATTCGGTAGCGGACCTGGCCGACGACCTGGCGGGTGTGCACGAGGAGAAGGCATTCGTCGCCAGGGCCGGGGGTGTCCGGGATGTGCGTGGACAGGAAATCGATTGCCCGGTAGGCGAGGACGCGGCGACGCAGGCGGCCGGTGCGCCGGCCTCGGCGTGAGTGCTTCGCGCCCTCGTGACCGGGCGGCGCTGTCCCAACTGTGGACTGGCCGAAGAGACTGCTGCTGGCGGGACGCGCATGTTGTCCGTGCATGACATCTCGGGTGCCCGAACCGCCGACGGATACCCGTTCCGGCCCGCCGCGCAACCCCGCCCGGGGGCGTCCGCTTGTCCCGGGACGCTCCCGTTTGCGCGGTCGGACTCCGGAGTATCAGTGCTGATGCCCGTCGTGCTGGGACAGGTAGAGGGGACTGATCTGACGCCAATAGCCGTGCATCAGGTCTTCGGCCTCCTGCACCGCCCGCTGAGCGCACGGCGCAGCCGCCGACAGGCCCCGCCCGGCCGGGGCGCCGGAGCCCATGCGCCACGCAGCCCTCAGCGTCGCCCGACGTGAGGCACGGCGGTACGCGGCGACAGTACGTGGGCTTCTGTCTCGGCCCGCCAGGCACCACCGCGCGAGCAGAATCGCTGCCACCGCCGACACCGCGCTGGCGACGTACACCTCATGACCGGCCACTGGCTCCTCCTGCCGGACGCCCGCATGGACTGTGCCGGATTCGCATGCCCCCAAATCGCATTCTCAACGTCACAGTTGGGCTAAGAAACCCTCACAGCCGTCGCCAGGCCGTGAAGGGTCGACGTTCGGTGCGGTCAAGTGCATCTTCACGCGGGGCTGCGGGGAACCGACGCGTAACACGATGCGCGAACTCGAGCCAAGGCATGGGCGAAAGGAAGCGCAACGGTCATGCCGGCGACCGGATTGCGCCGGAGAAGGTCCTCGGCGTACCGGACAAGGTCCTCGGCGTAGCTGGGACTGCCCGACTGAAGCCGTTTACGTTCCCGGGGGCAGGTGGTCACGTCGTGAAAGAGGATGATGGAGGGCTCGGTCGAATCCAGGTGGATAGCGGTCAGGGTCATCTTGAGGGACTGCGGGCAGCGGCCTTCACGCCCGTGGGGTGGGGGTGAGCAGCCGGTCGATCTCATCGAGCACCCGGTCCGCAAGCGGACGCACCTGCGCCCGCAATGCGTCACTCCAACTCTCTTCGGAGTAGTGGCTGTTGAGATAGAGCCGCCTGGCGTGCTCGAGGGCGGGGCGGTGTTCGACGGGTAGCCGCGCGAGGGCCCAGTCGGCGGCGGCGTTCTTCGACTTGATCTGGCCCGTGGCGAGCGTGGTCCAGATGCGGGCGAAGGTCAGCAGAACGTTGCGGGTGTCGCTGTCCAGGTCGTCGAGCAGGCCCGGGATACCCGACACACTCGCCCGGACCAGGTCGTCTTGCGGCACCGGGTCGAGGACCTGGGCGGGGCGCGGACCGGTGAGGGGGTGGTCACCGGACAGAGTCATGGTCATCAGCAGGGCCAGATCGGGCATCGGCTCCGGGAGGGACCTGACCGGCCTCGTACTCGGCGCGCAGCCACTCCCCGTAGAGGAAGTCGCCGGTCGGTGGATACCGCCATGGCCTGACCTCGGACTGGACGACCACGGTGAGCTCGACTGGGCGGACCTTGTTTCGGGAGCCGGAAATGCGCAGCAGTCCACCGAGGAGTGCCCGTCGCTCCTCCTCGTCCATTCTCCGCCGGGAGACGACCAGCACATCCACGTCGCTGGCCGGCCTGAGTCCACCGAGCACAGAGGAGCCGTGAAGGTATGTGCCGATGACATCTTGGCGCAGCACACCGCCGACCAGTCCCACGATCTCCTGAACCTGATTCACTGCAACAGCGTGTCCTGTCATCCGGCCGACTGCGCCGCATTATCTGGCTTCGGCTGATCAGGAAGATGTGGGAATGTCGAGGGTGAGGCCGGTCCCGGACCCCACGAACCCTTACCCGGCCCTCTCACCGCAATCGCCGAACTCCGATGACCACCCCTGGATTGATGGTGGCGTCGTGGGCGATGGAGAGGACGATCAGGGCGCGGTCCAGGACATGAAGCTCCGCCTCGCTGTGAGGTTCTGGAGCTGTTTGGCAGCAGCGTCGGGGAACGCGATGCGGGCGCGGCGTGGGCGTGCTGGCCAGGCACCAGGCATCAGGGGGACGGCAGGCCGCTGGCCAATGAGGCGGGCGAGGGCCTCGCACAGCTCCTCCTCCCCCGGGCGCGGTCGTCCACGGCCGGCAGCCCGTCCACGGCGAGGTCTTCGACCACACCGGCAAGCTGGTCGGCGCCCACGGGGACGATGAGGGGGCCAAGGTTCTGCTTCTTGAGGCAGCCGAGGCAGGAAGCATTTGGGAAGCGGTCCGGGCTGGAGAACCGACGTACTGCGCAGCCTGATGGGCGACCAGGGTACGAAGGGGGGCCGGGACGGAGCCGAGCAGTCTGCCCTGCAAGCCTCCAACTACGGTTATCCCTGGGCGCTTATAGAACTGTCGCCGCTACGAGCACGGGTCGGGGATGCCGCAGGTGGAGAACAATTACGGCGGTTCTGCCGGGAAGTCGATGGCTCTGTTCGTCCACGCTACTGACCCGTGGTGAGCTCTCTCGTATGCCTTCTTCGTCCTCGCTCAGTGCACCCGCCAGCGCTCGAACACACTCTCCGGAGAGAACCGATGACGGACTTGTCCCCTCGACGACGGGCAGGGATCCGATCCCTGCCGATCAGCGAACTGCGCAAAGAGCATGGGCCGGTGCTCAACCTCTTGAAATGCGTGCTCCGGACCCGGTGGTGGATCACGGCGGGGGTTTGCGCGCTGACCACTGGCATTTCGTTGGTCTTCGCCGTCTTCGACGAGGACCGGTTGCGCATGTCAGACGACTACGCGGCTATGACCTCGGCCGCGCTTGCCCTGCTGCTCACCCTCGGGTTCCTGGAGATGGAACGTTCCGTGCGGAAAGCGCAGGGCATGGCCGATGCGCAGCTCGCCGCCGCCGAGTCCGGCGTCCCCCTGCCTGAGACGCAGACGGTACTGGCACCTGAAACCAGAGCCGGCGTCAGGCTGGGAGTGGCTGTTCTCCTGGTCTGGCTGACTGGAACTGTGTTGATGGTGTCCGCCTTGGTCCTGATTTTTCTCTGGGCGGCCATCGAGGGCCACGGCCCGGCGCGCTGGCTCGCCTGGTACGTGCTGATCAGCACATGCCTGGGTCTCGGCGGGCTGTTGGCGGCGACGGTCACCAAGACGACGGCCGATCTCGAAACCCTGAAGCGCACCTATCTGAGCAGTGTGAGCAGGCACGTCACCCGCGGCGAAAGACCGTGCGACGTCGACGAATGATGCCGACACGTGAAATGCAAACCTGACGGGTACAACGCATCGCCATGTTGAGATTGGAACGCGTCACCGGCGGGAGGGTGGCTACCTGGGAAGCGCGTTCGGTTTTGCAGCCCTGCACGCGGGGTTCAAGGGTGCAGGGGTCGATGGTCGCAGAGGGGGCGCTCTTGGCGGTTTCGCTGTCAAGCCGGCTGTCGCGGTCGTGGGGCATCAGCCAGAAGACGCGGCAGCGGAAGGTGGGCGAGGTGCGAGGTTTGGCGGTGGGGGCGGGGTTGGCCCAGCCGATGAGGCGGCCGCGTCCCATACGCCCCACGACGGGCGGACCGACGAACTCGCCACCGTCCTCGGGCTTCGACCAGGTCGACCATGCCCTCTGCCTGGCAGCCTCCGCCAGGCGCTTCGCCGATGACGATCTGGTCTCCCTCTTGAAGCAGCGCGCGGCCAGCAAACCGTCAGAAGAGGTCGTACGCGCGAGCGTGGCTCCAGAGCGGCACAGCGCCTGGCAGTCACTGGGCCAACCAGCAATGCTGAAAAGGGCGTTGATGGCAGATCTACCGTGATCAGTCGCCGACGAACCACACATACAGGTACACAACTCGCGGGCCTGCCCGACCCATTCGCCAGCGCAGGCAGCGGGAAGCCGGTCGAGCTCGGCCAGCAGCAGCGGAATCTGCCGCTGGTTGAAGACCGCGCCCCCATACGGAGTCAGCGCCAGAGCATCGGGAACTCCGTCGCGCTCAAGTCCGGGAAGCCGAATATCCAGTCCACACCGGCCTCGGCGCGGGCCACGGCCTTTCCGCTGTCTCCACGCACCACCAGATTGATCACCCGTCGATCCTATGGGCTGGGTCTGTCAGGGACGGGGACCTCAGACGGGGTGCGCCGAGCCTCGACGACCTGGTCCGGTGGGCGCCGCGGTGTGCGGCCTGGGGGCCAGTGCCGCGCGCAGCGCAGGGGTGAGGACGCGGCGGGTCTCGGACGGTCTGAGGGCGGCGAGGGTGGGGAGGGGATTGAGGTAGCGGGTGTAGATGA
This genomic window contains:
- a CDS encoding DUF6009 family protein — translated: MCGSSATDHGRSAINALFSIAGWPSDCQALCRSGATLARTTSSDGLLAARCFKRETRSSSAKRLAEAARQRAWSTWSKPEDGGEFVGPPVVGRMGRGRLIGWANPAPTAKPRTSPTFRCRVFWLMPHDRDSRLDSETAKSAPSATIDPCTLEPRVQGCKTERASQVATLPPVTRSNLNMAMRCTRQVCISRVGIIRRRRTVFRRG
- the mscL gene encoding large conductance mechanosensitive channel protein MscL; the protein is MKGFRSFILRGNVVDLAVGIVIGAAFTAVVNGFVSAFLTPLVGLATGATGDMSHKTFTVGAIKFPYGTFINAAISFLLLAGALYFLVVLPINKLHERLAPHQDVQAPKRDCPECLSPVPAQARRCASCTVSLPALPVQAGETTQRAG
- a CDS encoding TetR/AcrR family transcriptional regulator — encoded protein: MNAPARRSDAAQNRTRIVEAARAALTESHHVHFNEIAKRAGVGQGTLYRHFPNREALLAEVYQRDVEELVTAAPALLAEHEPVEALRRWLDQVIDYAEVKRGVLAALEPTAWQDLVTHSHNPIEGALAHLLDAGKVDGSLRTDVDAHGVLLLIAYLGRLDQETWGSTARPLMNVILDGLRRQETDR